The Comamonas piscis region CAATTTCGGAATTGGATAGTCACAAACTGTCAATGAAATGTTTCGAGATGTCAATAGCTGAAACTGGTGATGGGGTTAACCCTTGATGCTCATCATGCAAAGGGCGACGGTGGAAATAAAAGAGCCTTCTCAGCGCCTAGTGACGCTGGGATGGCCCATGTGAATTTGTTAAGTGCAGGTCACCGCTCTTCACTGTTATTCAGCTTGCCTTTGAGCTTACCCGGAAGGGATGTTTCAGCATGGTCGGCAAAGAACAAGCTCTCAATCTCTTGAAGCTTCACAGCGCCCAAGCCTTTAATTTTCAGAAGGTCGTTGGGCGATGCTGCTATAAGCTGTTCCTCGGTAGTGATCCCGCCGCGTGCCAAGATTTGCACCGTTCCAGGAAAGAGGGCTCCATTGAGAGATGTTCCTTTGATAGTTTGTCTGGACGTGGTGCGACGTGTTGGTGTAAAAGACTTGCCAGGAAAGAGGGCGGCCTCAATTTTCCTGAGCCGAAGTATCCCGATACCCCGCATTTCAATCAGGGCTTGCGGATAGGCTCTACGCACCCCTTCGACAGTATGTATCCCGTTTCGTTCGAGTGCGGATTTCACTTGGGCCGTTAGAAGGTCACCAAGCGGTATTTCATGTGGGTCTATCACGCGAAGCATCGTAGATGCTGCCGAGTTCTGCATCATAGGGTTTTGAACTGGCTGAGAAACAAGACCCTCCCTGGCGCTGGATAGGCACAGGGGAGACGCTTTTCCATTTGTGGAATCGGCGGGTTGCGTGGTTGAAGTTCTACCGGAGAAAAAGGCTCTCTCTATTTCCCTTAGCTTGTGCACGCCAAGTCCCCTAATTTCCGTCAGCTCATTCGGATCTATCGCGATCAGCTGCTCAGCGGTGTAGATCCCGGCCCGAGAGAGGACCAAGACTGTCCCGGGCGACAGAGGGCCATTGAGCGATGAACCTTCGACGTGACGTACGGGAGAGTAGACCCGCTTCGGCGTGAACGAGTTGCCGGGAAACAGTGCTTTTTCTATCTCTCCAAAGCGGAACATCCCCATACCCCACATCTTGAGCAGCGTATGGGGATATGCCTGGCGTACTCCTTCGACTGTATGAATCCCATTCCGTTCAAGAACGGCCTTCACACGGAGCGGAAGGAGGTCTCCAAGAGGTGTTTCGGCTTGTGGATCATCTTGCATACTGATCATCATAGTCAACGCTGCTCGTTATGGCGACGCATCCGTCATGTGTTGCAAAAACCCCTCTAAGCAACTGAATAAACTTAGCTACTTGTGATTAGCTTTCCACTCTCGAATTCTTTGAGGCTTCAATATTAATGCGGGATTCAATGCGAAATCGTTTAGGTGTTTTGTACCAGTATATTTTAAACTCTTTTGAGAAATTCCCTGAATCGCTATAGCCAACTTCATTAGCAATTTCCGATATTTTCAGCGTGCTTTGCTCGAGTAATAGCGCCGCGCATTGCATTCTCTCTATGCGCATAGAAGCAAATGCCGACTTTTCTTCCCCGACTTCAAAGGCTTTGTTTAATGTAATAATCGATATATTTAGACTCGCGGCAATATCAGAAATTGTTAGTCCAGAAATATTAATATGCCGACGAATGAAGTTTGTGGCATCCTGTTTTACTTTGAAATTTATTTGAGATTTGTCTGATTGCGGTGCAGCTGCATCAGTTCCGACTTGCAGGGATTTTTGCGTGGAGGGGATGATTTTGCTTACCTGCTCAAGTATGCTCTCGGGATCAGTTTGGCTGGCCTTCTTTACTTTGACTTTGTCGTTTGGGGTAGGTGAATTAATAATCGGGATGTTTTGAGTTGAAGGGTTGGTTTTGAGTAGTGGAAAAATGCTACTGCGTATGCCATTAGAATCGCAGGCAACCAGAATAATCAAATCTGGTTTTGATGTGATAGCTCTGGCATAACCTTGATTGCTACTGTGAGCAAGGCCTACTGAATGTAATTTATTGCGAAGGTCGGCTGCCAAGATGCGTGCATCTTCTGGACTTTGACTCACAATCAAAATGTGAAATTTCGGGGCATCTTTATAGATCATGGAATTCGCTAGTCCCGCAGCTTCTCCGATTTGCTCGCGGATAAGCATATGAGGCTTCACATATGTGGGAAAGTGATGACATCAAAATTCTCCTGGAGCTTGTATCTTTGCACTAGGAGGCGTCAATGTGCAATCGATACCACAGTCCAGACGAAGGCTACATCCAGCAGTACTGGCGACTGAACCCCCGGCAGCTGGGCCTGGGTGCCCGTGACGTGTTCCCGCGCTCACCGGGCGGATTCATACGGCGCTCCGTGGATGATCTGGGGTACAGCAAAGAGTTGGCTGTGGGTCGATGGGGTTTGATCCCTTGGTTCAGCAAAACGCCCGATATCAAGTACAGCACCAACAATGCCCGCGCCGAGGAGGTGGCGGACAAGGCCAGCTTCAAAGACCCGTGGAAGAGAGGCCAGCGCTGCATCATCCCAGCGACGACCTTTGACGAGCCTAACTGGGAGAGCGGCAAAAACGTGTGGTGGAGGTTTGCGCGAATCGACGGTGACCCGTGGGGCCTGGCTGGGTTGTGGAACACCTGGCAGGATCCTGCGACTGGCGAGCTGATCGAGAGCTACACCATGCTCACGCGCAACGCAGACGAGCACCCGCTGATGAACCGCATGCACAAGCCAGACCCGAAGCTGGCACCCAACAAGCAGGACAAGCGCAGTGTGATCCCCATCGAACTGGCGGATGTTGACCAGTGGCTGGAAGGATCGATAAAGGACGCACAGACCTTGCTGAGGTTGGCCCCGGTGGAAGTGTTCGCCGCTGGGCCAGCCTAGAGGCTAAAGCGCTAACGTAGCAGTGGAAGGAAAATGGCTTCTATGAAATACTGGCCTTGTGTTCCAGTGAACGGGGGTCGGGCTAAATGAGCGACGCTGAAATCATAAAAAGTATCCTGCCATTGCGCGCCATCAATGCGTTGGCAATGCACGGAATCTGCTCGGTCGAACAGATCAAGGCGAACTATCCCCATGGCTTGCTTAGGGCCCGTGGATTCGGCATGCAATCGCTCCGCGCCGTCGAGAGCGCATTTTTTCCCGGCCAGAGCTACGATCCCAATTACAGGGTCCCATTGAGTTCGAGAGGTGCATCCCACATTAGTGAACAACTTGCTCAAGATCTTGAAGGTTTCAGCGTCACCAACTTTATGGATATGCAGTAGCGAGCGGCAAATTTGCGAGTATGTATCCGAGAGGCTTAAGCCTCCATGTCATCGAACACCCACATCTTCATGGTGTCATAAGCTGGCCCTGGCATGTCTAGCAGGTGAGGGTGATTGGCCTGCAGGTATTCGTAGAACAGATGCACCTGTTTACCCGTGTCGTAGTACGGGAACCAGCCATCGCTCAGGTCGCGCATGTTCTGGCGCCATGCCCGCCAGAGACCAATGACTACACCGCGGCGTTCAGAAAGGGACATCTGGTTCCAAGCTTTCATAGAAGGCCGCCGCCTCAGACGAGAGGGGCGAGCCATGCAAGATCATAGTGCCCAAGATCGGCATAGCCTCTGGCCGATCCAGTTTGATCCCATCCCAACGCTCATGTTCCTTGGTCTGTGACCACTCCTCATCATCCCTGATGTGCCAGCGCCAGTATCTTGATTGAAACATAGCCACCCCCAAAAGACTGTATATTTATACAGTAATTTGAGCGAACCATGGATGCAGTCAGGAATTTTGTAGGTGAAAGTTTGCCAGGGCTATACCTAGGCATGGCCACGCCTGGTACGGAGCTAGACGTTGAGGGCAAGCGCCGCGTTGGACGTGATGCATACGTCCTTCGATTGCGTTTCAATGGGGTCTACCTGCCAGCTGACTTGGTTGGGCGGAGAGCTAAGTCCAATGGAATGCTGCTCAGCACCCCGATGGCCGATGGCAGCTTCCAGACCTGCCTGGTGGATCGCAACGACCCTCTGCGGCTCATCATTCACGGGCTGGAGGGTGCCGAGGTATGGCGTCAGCGCCAGTCTGGCACGGTCCTGCTACGAGGCTTCGAGCTGGATGAGGGAGAGTTACGACTCTGGCCGCAAACTTGGCTTTGCGGCACCAATCTTCGGGAGATGCAAGAGATCCTGGGCGAGATGTCGCACTGGCTCTCAGCTAGGTACAACGAGGGAAAACAGGCTGCGTACCCTCATGTTCGACAAGCCTAAACTCTACTCATTGCTGCGAGCGCTATCCAGCCAGAAGCTTGGTCTTCCATTCCCAGCCTTCGTATTTGTCCCCGACCTTCTTGAATTGCGTGTAGCGCTGCAAGCTCTGCCAAGAACGATGCCCAGAGACTTGCGCAACATGGGGGATGTTCCAGCCCATCTCAAACAATCGGCTGATCCCGTCATGACGAAGGTCATGGAAATGCAGATCATCAATACCAAGTAGCTTGCATGTCCGAGTAAAGCTCGCGCTGACGGACTCGGCGTTGTACGGCCAGATGCGCCCCTTGGCTACCTTGCGGTTTTGAATCAACTTTAGTGCTTCAGGTGGAAGGAGAGTGGTGACATCGTTGCCTATCTTTTCACCCGGGTTTTTCATGTCGCGAACGACTACCTCAGAGTTTTCTGCGTCCACATCTTGCCCCAGGATGCGACACGTTTCTTCCTGCCGGCGCGTGGAGAATATGCTGAACAGTATGATGTAGGTCATCGGGATAGAATCCTCCCGCTTCCGCTCATAGACAGAGTAGTAGGTCATGAGCTTGTTCAGCTCCTCTAGAGTTGGACGGCGTGTGCGCTGCTTTGATCGGGCAATCAACCCAAGCTTTTCAGCCACGACGCGTGCGTCATCACAAGCCTGCTTGTCGAGGGGATAGCCCCACGCAGGCCGGGCGACCGTAAAGATCGCCGACAGGTGGGACAGGTAGTTGCCTCGGGTTTGGGGCAGGCTCGTGAGGCCTTCTAAATATCTGATGACCGTAGCACTGTTGATTTGGGAGCAATGCGTGTCACCCAGCCACGAATTGGCCATGGTGCGCAAAACCTGGTCCTTGGTCTTCCCGTGCGGTTTGAGCTTGTCCTCCAGGTATCTCTGGATGACGACAGAAAGGATTGGATCTTCAGGCTGATCTAGGGCGCCAGGTTCTGCAAGCTCTGTCTCGCGCTTCTTGATCCAGGCTTTGGCAGCAGCTTCACGGTCAAAGGTCTGGGTTTCAGCGTGTACAACCTTGCCACCCTTTTTGACCCGGACTTGTGCGGTGTAACCCACGCTTCCGTCTTTGCGCTCACGGCGAATAATGGTTCCCATAGTCTCGGTGCAACATTGAAAAATTGTTGCACCGAATGTAGCACCGAAGTGCTAAAAATGGCATGAAATTAGATCAAATGGCATTGAATCAGACAGTTGAAAAATCGTTGGTTTCCATAGAGAAAACGCCTCTTCATTGGCCAGGGCGCATGTCGGTCGCGCCGATGATGGACTGGACTGATCGACATTGCCGCTTTTTCCACCGTCTGCTGACGCGCCAGACTTTGCTGTACACCGAGATGGTGACGACCGGCGCGTTGATCCATGGCGATGTGGCGCGGCATTTGCGCTTTCATGCCGAGGAGCACCCGGTCGCGTTGCAGCTGGGCGGTAGTGAGCCGGCGGACCTGGCCCAGTGTGCCAAGCTGGCGCAGGACTGGGGCTATGACGAGGTGAACCTGAACTGCGGCTGCCCCAGCGAGCGGGTGCAGCGCGGTGCCTTTGGCGCCTGCTTGATGAATGAGAAAGAGTTGGTGGCCGAGGGTGTCAAGGCGATGCGCGATGTGGTGGACATTCCCGTCACCGTCAAGCACCGCATCGGCATTGACAAGAGCGAGAGCTACGATTTTGTGCGCGACTTTATCGGCACCGTTGCCGATGCGGGTTGCGAGGTTTTTGTGGTGCATGCCCGCAATGCCTGGCTCAAGGGCCTGTCGCCCAAAGAGAATCGCGAGATTCCGCCCCTGCGCTATGATGTGGTGGCACAGCTGAAAAAAGACTTTCCGCACCTGACCATCGCCATCAACGGCGGCATTGCCGATGATGAGACGGTGCTGGCACAGCTGGCACATGTCGACGGCGTGATGGTGGGGCGTGAGGCCTACCATAACCCCTGGTGGCTGGCGACCTGGGATGCGCAGTTCTATGGTGCGGAGCCGAACACCTTCATCAGCCGTGAATCGGTGGAAGAGGAAATGGTGCGCTACATGGAGCGCGAGGCTGCCGCGCATGGTACGCACTGGTCCTCCATTGCACGCCATATGCTGGGCCTGCGCCATGGCATGCCTGGCGCGCGCCACTGGCGGCAAGTGTGGAGCGACCACCGCATGAAGCATCTGCCGCCCCATGAGGTGATGCAGGCTGCGCGCACCAAGCCCGAACGGCACTCGGGTGCGCCCGTTTTGGTAAATATTTGATACTGCGTTGTCTATGGCAGCTGGTCAGTATCGCTCGGCATCGCGCCCTGGCTTGGTCGGCCTACGTACCTGGGCTGCCCCCGGCGCACCTCGCCTAGACGCCCAGAAAACCCTCTCCCAGCCCCTGCGGCGCCCCTGATTCAGGAGGTGCCCAGCGACAGCCTGCGCGCGCCGACAACCCAGGTGTCAGCGATAGCGATTGCTATACTTCCCGCGATATAGGCCGCCCCAGCCAGTGCCAACAAGGTGCATGGCTGGGCCGGAAAGTGCAGAAACAACAAAGCACAAGGGATGAGGGATGGGGGAAAAGAATCCGCGATGGGCCTTGGGCCTGTTGGTAGCGCTGGGGTGGATGGGCGCGCACCGCTATTATTTGGGGCGTTACGCCAGTGCCGTTGCGCAGCTGGCGTTGACAGCGCTGTGTGCGGCCGCCTGGATGTGGGGCGGCGGCGCTGCGCGCTTTGCGCCTTATCTGCTCGGCCCCATCCTCTTCTGGCTGATTCGCGATGGCTTTTGGCTGTTCGACTACTTTCGCGAAGAAGAGAGCATGGATTCGCGCTTGTCGGCCTTTGCGCAGTCGCAGCTGGACGAGCAGGAATTGGTCCCCGCAGGCAAAGCGCAGGCGGATGCCGCACCGGTGCTGGCCACCGTTGCCCAAGCTCCATTCGCCGCCGCTCCACCGGATGATCCGCCGTCCAAGCCCGCGACCGATCCGCAGACCGACAAGAAGGCACTGGCCATTCAAATGGCGCAAAAGCACATTGGCGATGCGCTGGCACGCCGAGATGTGCGGACGGCCCACGCCGAGGCGGATACCCTCATCAAGTACCTGGTCCAGCGCAGCCGCAAACCCCAAAACGACCCGCACCTGGCGATGGCCTATCTGCTGCAGGGGATGACCTTCTACCAAACCGGGCCACTGGATGCAGCCCTCAAAAAGCTGCAAATGGGTGTTCACCTCGGGGCTGCCTTTGCCGAGCTGGCGCAGCCCGTGCAACAGGCCCAGCTCATTTTGCAGCGCCTGCGTTCGCCCCAAATGGCATCCGCAGCCGCTGCTACGCCCGTGCTGCAGCCGGGCCAGTATCCGCTGCTGATTCAATCGCAGGATTGGGCCCAAGCGCTGGCTTTGTGTGAGCAGACCATTGCCTTGCGCCGAGCGGGGCAGGACGGGGATGTGCCCGATCTGGCCCGGCACCATCTGCATGCGATGGAGATCGCCCAGCACCTGGGTGATAAGGACAGTCAACGCGTGCATGGCCAGGCCTTGCTGGCGCTGGCCGCGCCTGAGGGCGCAGCGGTGTCTGAACCCATGCGGCGCCAGGCCTTGGAACGCCTCGGTGATCTCTGCCAGTCTGAAGAAGATCACCAAGCTGCCACGGCGCACTATGCGCAAGCGCTGGCGCTGGTGAATGTGCGCAGCAGCGGCGGCAACGCGGCCGCGCAGGCCTTGGCGCTGTGCGCTCTGTTGCAGCGCATGGCCAGAAGCCATGCGGCCTTGGGTGAGACGGCGCTGGCGCTGCAATGCTGGCAGCGGCTGGCGCTGTACCTGGACAGCTTTGACCGCCTGGACCAGCAAGGCCAGCGCATGCCCGATCCCGAGGCGGTGTCGGGCATGCTGGCCGACTACGCTGCCTTTGCCATCCGCCACCAGCCCGCACGGGTCAAGCCGCTGGTGCAGCAGGCCTTGCGCATACAGCAGCGCAGTTGCCGAGGCTATTCGCTGGCGGCAGCGCGAGCCTATGAGGTGTTTGCAGATTTTTTGGCGGCGCATGGCCAGACCGATGCACGCAGCAGCTATCTAAAAAAGGCGCTGTTGCTGGTGCAGATTTGTGACCCGGACAACAGCGCACATTTGCAGCAGCTAAAAACCGCAATCAGGGAGGCCGCATGAGCGTGCAAGGGCTTTTTTATGCGCTGCCGCGCCATGGTTTGCGGGCTTTGCTGGTCGAACCTTCGGGAATAGATGACTACCTGCAGCGCCATGCTGAACAAGGCGGGCCGCTCGCCATGCTGGACCAGGGCAGCTGGTGGCAGCAAGACATGCAACGCCTGTCCGAGATCGAGGCCGGTGTGGCAGTGGACGGCACCTTGGCCCAGCATTGCTGGGCCTGGCCGGCTGATCTGGTGACGGACAGCGCGCAAGGCTTGTCGGCTATCACCGCCACCCAGCTGGTACAGCGCATGCATGCCTGGCAAAAGGCGCAGGATGGCATGCCGCCTGACATCGATGCGCTGCGCTACTGGGTGCGCCGGCAGGCCGCGCTGCGCAGTTTTTGGCAGGCAGCGGCTCAGCGGCGTGATGCCGTGCTGCTCTACGTGGTGTAGCGCAGGACGGGCTTAGCCCATCAGCGCCATCAAGTCGGCGGCAGCGGCCTCTGGATCGTCCGCGTTGACAATGGCGCGTACCACGGCGATCGATCCGACACCACTCTCGCGCACCAGCGGAAACTCCGCTGCCGAAATGCCCCCAATGGCGACCTGGGGGTAGCTGCGCGTCAACGCGGCATAGCGTTCCAGGCGGGCCAAGCCTTGCGGCACGGTGGCCATTTTCTTCAGGGTCGTCGGGAAGACCGCCCCCATGGCGATATAGCTGGGTTGCGCCTGGCTGGCACGTACCATTTCGGCATAACCATGGGTGCTGACGCCCAAGCGCACGCCGCTGGCGCGCAGTTCGGCCAGCTCGGCGGCGCTGAGGGCATCCAGATCTTCCTGGCCCAGGTGCACGCCATAGCTGCCGGCAGCAATGGCATGGCGCCAGTGGTCGTTGATAAACAGCAGGGCGCTGGTCTCTTCAACGGCGGCAACGGCAGCGGCTATCTCTGCGGTAATGGCTTGGGCATCGTCTGATTTAAAGCGCAGCTGCACGGTGGGCACGCCAGCGCGGGCCATGCGGCCTACCCATTCCGCCGTGGGCAGCACGGCATACAGACCCAGCTGCTGGGGGCAGGGCACGAAGGCCTGCGGGCCGCCGCTGGGCCGCAGCCCAAAATCTGCAGCTTCTACCGGCCAGGCCTGGGCATCGAATTGGCCTGTGCGTGCGGCCTGCGCGCTCCAGGCGCTGGCTATGCATGCTGCATCGATGGCGATAAAGCCCAGCGTGCTACAGGCGGCCAGGGCGCCGGCATAGACGGCATCCTGCTGGCGGTCTGAGGGCAGGTCGGGGGCGGTTTGCGGGGGGAAGTTGGCAAAGGCAGCCTGGTGGGCGGCGGTAATGGCCTGCGCGATTTGAGTGGCGGTGGATGGGGATGGGGTATTCATCGGCATGGCCTATCAGTTGCTTTGGTGCCAGAAAGGCGTGCCCAGCACGGGGGTACTGGGTTGGGCCATGTCCTGCGCCTGCATGGTGCCGGCGCGGTAGGCGGCGTGGCCGGCGGCGGTGGCATCGGCAAAGGCGCCGGCCATTGCAATCGGGTCTGGCGACAGCGCGACAGCCGTGTTCAGAAGTACCGCGTCAAAACCCCATTCCATGACCTGGCAGGCATGGCTGGGCAGGCCCAGACCGGCATCGCAGATCAGCGGAACATCCAGGCGCTCCCGCAAGGTTTGCATCGCATAGGGGTTGACGGGGCCACGGCCGGTGCCAATCGGTGCGGCCCAGGGCATGACGGCCTGGCAGCCCACATCGACCAGACGCTGGCAGAGCACCAGGTCTTCGGTGCAGTAGGGCAGCACCTGAAAACCATCCTTGATCAGGATGGAGGCGGCCTCGACCAGGTTCAAGGTGTCGGGCTGCAAGGTGTAATCGTCGCCAATCAATTCCAGCTTGATCCAGGGCGTCTCAAACACCTCGCGGGCCATCTGGGCGGTGGTGATGGCCTCTTGCAGGCGCATGCAGCCGGCGGTGTTAGGGAGCACCGGCACGTTCAGGCGCTTGAGCAATGCCCAGAAGTCGCTGCCGGTCTCTGCGGCATTGCTGCCTTGGCGGCGCAAGGAGGCGGTCACCATAGCGGGTTTGCTGCGGGCGACAGCGGCCTCCAGCACGGCAGGCGATGGATAGCGCGAGGTGCCCAGCAGCAAGCGGCTTTGGAAACGCTGGCCGTACAGCACCAGGGCGTCGTCGGAGTGGGGAGTGGCGTTCATGGCAAGGGCCTTGGGTAAATGCGGGCCGCAGGCCCTGCCGGCTGAGGCAGGGGCAGATGCAGCCAGGGCGGATCAGCCGCCGGTGATGGGCGAGATGACTTCGAGTTTGTCGCCCGTTTTTAGATGGCAACTTTCGTACTGGCCCTTGGGCACAAAAACGGTGTTGACGGCTACCGCAAACGGAGGGCGCGGCTGCAGCTGTGCCAAGGCCACGGCCACGGTAGCGCCTTCGGGCAGGGCGGTGGCCTGGTTGTTCAAAAGAATCTGTAACGTCATCGTTTAGGGCTCATCTTAGGGCGCTGGGCCATCAGGCAGTTTCCAGCAGGCGCACATCCATCGCAAAGCGGGCGGCCAATGGGGATTCGCCGGTTTGCAGCAGTTCCAGCGCGCAGTCCACCACGGCGGGCGAGATCATGAAACCGTGGCGGTACAGGCCGTTGATCTCCAACACCCGGGGCCGCAGCTGGCGGATGGCTGGCAGATTATCGGGCAAAGTGGGGCGGCACTGGGTGTTGATCTCCAGGATGCGCGCCTCGGCAAAGCCACTGTGCACGGTGTAAGCGGCGCTCAGCAGCTCCATCGCCGAGCGCACGCTGGCCGGCGACATGTCATCGGATTCGATCTCGGTGGCGCCGATGACAAAATGGTTGTCCTGCTTGGGCGCTATGTAGATGGGATAGCGCGGGTGCATCAAAC contains the following coding sequences:
- the thiS gene encoding sulfur carrier protein ThiS codes for the protein MTLQILLNNQATALPEGATVAVALAQLQPRPPFAVAVNTVFVPKGQYESCHLKTGDKLEVISPITGG
- a CDS encoding thiamine phosphate synthase: MNTPSPSTATQIAQAITAAHQAAFANFPPQTAPDLPSDRQQDAVYAGALAACSTLGFIAIDAACIASAWSAQAARTGQFDAQAWPVEAADFGLRPSGGPQAFVPCPQQLGLYAVLPTAEWVGRMARAGVPTVQLRFKSDDAQAITAEIAAAVAAVEETSALLFINDHWRHAIAAGSYGVHLGQEDLDALSAAELAELRASGVRLGVSTHGYAEMVRASQAQPSYIAMGAVFPTTLKKMATVPQGLARLERYAALTRSYPQVAIGGISAAEFPLVRESGVGSIAVVRAIVNADDPEAAAADLMALMG
- a CDS encoding TM2 domain-containing protein — translated: MGEKNPRWALGLLVALGWMGAHRYYLGRYASAVAQLALTALCAAAWMWGGGAARFAPYLLGPILFWLIRDGFWLFDYFREEESMDSRLSAFAQSQLDEQELVPAGKAQADAAPVLATVAQAPFAAAPPDDPPSKPATDPQTDKKALAIQMAQKHIGDALARRDVRTAHAEADTLIKYLVQRSRKPQNDPHLAMAYLLQGMTFYQTGPLDAALKKLQMGVHLGAAFAELAQPVQQAQLILQRLRSPQMASAAAATPVLQPGQYPLLIQSQDWAQALALCEQTIALRRAGQDGDVPDLARHHLHAMEIAQHLGDKDSQRVHGQALLALAAPEGAAVSEPMRRQALERLGDLCQSEEDHQAATAHYAQALALVNVRSSGGNAAAQALALCALLQRMARSHAALGETALALQCWQRLALYLDSFDRLDQQGQRMPDPEAVSGMLADYAAFAIRHQPARVKPLVQQALRIQQRSCRGYSLAAARAYEVFADFLAAHGQTDARSSYLKKALLLVQICDPDNSAHLQQLKTAIREAA
- a CDS encoding helix-hairpin-helix domain-containing protein; the encoded protein is MMISMQDDPQAETPLGDLLPLRVKAVLERNGIHTVEGVRQAYPHTLLKMWGMGMFRFGEIEKALFPGNSFTPKRVYSPVRHVEGSSLNGPLSPGTVLVLSRAGIYTAEQLIAIDPNELTEIRGLGVHKLREIERAFFSGRTSTTQPADSTNGKASPLCLSSAREGLVSQPVQNPMMQNSAASTMLRVIDPHEIPLGDLLTAQVKSALERNGIHTVEGVRRAYPQALIEMRGIGILRLRKIEAALFPGKSFTPTRRTTSRQTIKGTSLNGALFPGTVQILARGGITTEEQLIAASPNDLLKIKGLGAVKLQEIESLFFADHAETSLPGKLKGKLNNSEER
- a CDS encoding helix-turn-helix domain-containing protein, giving the protein MLIREQIGEAAGLANSMIYKDAPKFHILIVSQSPEDARILAADLRNKLHSVGLAHSSNQGYARAITSKPDLIILVACDSNGIRSSIFPLLKTNPSTQNIPIINSPTPNDKVKVKKASQTDPESILEQVSKIIPSTQKSLQVGTDAAAPQSDKSQINFKVKQDATNFIRRHINISGLTISDIAASLNISIITLNKAFEVGEEKSAFASMRIERMQCAALLLEQSTLKISEIANEVGYSDSGNFSKEFKIYWYKTPKRFRIESRINIEASKNSRVES
- a CDS encoding thiazole synthase; translation: MNATPHSDDALVLYGQRFQSRLLLGTSRYPSPAVLEAAVARSKPAMVTASLRRQGSNAAETGSDFWALLKRLNVPVLPNTAGCMRLQEAITTAQMAREVFETPWIKLELIGDDYTLQPDTLNLVEAASILIKDGFQVLPYCTEDLVLCQRLVDVGCQAVMPWAAPIGTGRGPVNPYAMQTLRERLDVPLICDAGLGLPSHACQVMEWGFDAVLLNTAVALSPDPIAMAGAFADATAAGHAAYRAGTMQAQDMAQPSTPVLGTPFWHQSN
- a CDS encoding tyrosine-type recombinase/integrase, with translation MGTIIRRERKDGSVGYTAQVRVKKGGKVVHAETQTFDREAAAKAWIKKRETELAEPGALDQPEDPILSVVIQRYLEDKLKPHGKTKDQVLRTMANSWLGDTHCSQINSATVIRYLEGLTSLPQTRGNYLSHLSAIFTVARPAWGYPLDKQACDDARVVAEKLGLIARSKQRTRRPTLEELNKLMTYYSVYERKREDSIPMTYIILFSIFSTRRQEETCRILGQDVDAENSEVVVRDMKNPGEKIGNDVTTLLPPEALKLIQNRKVAKGRIWPYNAESVSASFTRTCKLLGIDDLHFHDLRHDGISRLFEMGWNIPHVAQVSGHRSWQSLQRYTQFKKVGDKYEGWEWKTKLLAG
- the dusA gene encoding tRNA dihydrouridine(20/20a) synthase DusA, with protein sequence MALNQTVEKSLVSIEKTPLHWPGRMSVAPMMDWTDRHCRFFHRLLTRQTLLYTEMVTTGALIHGDVARHLRFHAEEHPVALQLGGSEPADLAQCAKLAQDWGYDEVNLNCGCPSERVQRGAFGACLMNEKELVAEGVKAMRDVVDIPVTVKHRIGIDKSESYDFVRDFIGTVADAGCEVFVVHARNAWLKGLSPKENREIPPLRYDVVAQLKKDFPHLTIAINGGIADDETVLAQLAHVDGVMVGREAYHNPWWLATWDAQFYGAEPNTFISRESVEEEMVRYMEREAAAHGTHWSSIARHMLGLRHGMPGARHWRQVWSDHRMKHLPPHEVMQAARTKPERHSGAPVLVNI
- a CDS encoding SOS response-associated peptidase, whose amino-acid sequence is MCNRYHSPDEGYIQQYWRLNPRQLGLGARDVFPRSPGGFIRRSVDDLGYSKELAVGRWGLIPWFSKTPDIKYSTNNARAEEVADKASFKDPWKRGQRCIIPATTFDEPNWESGKNVWWRFARIDGDPWGLAGLWNTWQDPATGELIESYTMLTRNADEHPLMNRMHKPDPKLAPNKQDKRSVIPIELADVDQWLEGSIKDAQTLLRLAPVEVFAAGPA